The stretch of DNA ACAGTACACAACCATTCAAGTTGCGTTCAAACCCTGGGCCTTGAAAACGCTTTTTGATATAGATGGTACTGACATTGTCTCAAAACCCTTCGAGGCATCCGAATTCGGCGCTACAGATTTGCAAGTAGAACTGCTGCGCACGGATGATATAGAAACACGCATTCGAGATATTGAAAACTTCCTCACCGCTCAGCTATCTCAGCACGGACGAAGGGATGTCCTTGTTGAGGAAAGCATTGCCTTCATCGATGAACACATCGCTACTATAACTGTAAACAAACTAGCTACGCACTTTAATGTCAGTGAGCGAAGGCTACAGAAACGCTTTGCGTTATTTATCGGCTGCACACCTCAAAAATTCATACAAATTCAACGGGTAAACGCAGCGCTGTATCTGATGTGGAGCGGACAGTATCAAAAACTTTCTGATATTGCCTACGCGCTTAATTACCATGACCAATCTCATTTTATCCGCGATATAAAGGCATTCTCATGGCTTACTCCAACAGCTCTGACGCAGTCGATTAGCGAGTTCCGACAAGACGAGAGCGGCGTTGCGTACATATAAATGGGCGCTTCCGTACAATACCGATTGCATAAATAGACATAGAATAGAGACGTAACATCTAAACAAAGGAGAAATAATGTCAAAAGCAACCCCCTATTTTTTATTCGATGGTAATTGTGAAGAAGCGATGCAATTCTATCAAAAATGCTTTGGTGGCGACCTAGCCATAACCAAAGTAAATGAATCACCTATGAAAGCGCAATTCACGCCTGAACAACAAAACCGCGTCGTGAACTCACGACTCGTTAGTAATGGTATTGAGTTCTCGGCATCTGATTGGCTGTTGCCACAGCGCGCCCGTATTGAAGGCACCGCTACCTGTGCTTACATTAGCGAAGCATCATACGATGAACTAAAACACATTTTTGAACAACTATCGATTGGAGCAAATCAAGAAACGCTCGATGAATTGCGAGCGATGCCGTTCGGCTCTTATGGCGCCCTTACAGATAAGTACGGTGTACGCTGGATGTTCCAAGGAGAAGGCAAGGCTTAATGCTTCAGTCAAGCGCTAATAGTCCTGCTCATCAAGCAACATTCTAACTTCGTCAACTTTACACTTTAAGTCTTCGTCAAGAGTTTAGACTAGCGTCTCTTGCATACTGATGCTGCCGGATTCCCTTTCAAGAATCCGGCAGCGATAAGGAAAAAGGGAGTTCTCTATTTATCAAGAAATTCTTGAACAACGTCAGCGAGAATCATCCCGCCCCGAGTATTGAGATGTACACCATCAACATGGTATTTCCAGCCGTTCATCTCGGCGATTTCGTCGAAGGTGTGCCGTCGAATAAACTCACGCCAATAATAATCGCGGAAGAATGAGCGAAAGCGGAACTCAGTAAATGCCTTACCTGGGTCGGTCACAAGCTGCTCCTCAAATCGTTCATAAAAGGGAATATAATCCACGCCTTCTTGTTTGGCGACATCCTTGATAATTTCTGCAAACTCCGCGAACAGTTTATTGAGCTCCGCCTGTTTTGGATTACTAGAGTTTGGATCTTCGCCGACGAGTGCTAGTGATACCAAGCCAACGCGCGCTGACGTCTTAGCCTTTAGTTCGCTCACGATCGCCGTCAGATTCTCGCGAAACCATTTAGGTGACGACTTCTCTGGTAGTTTTTTCCACCCGCCGAGCATTTTTTGAACATTTGGAAAAACCTGGTTAAGGATATCATTTGCACCAATAATAAGGATGACGCGATCTGGATGGAGAGCAATGGTCTTAGGAAGACGCTGAAGAGTGCTATATGCAACATCACCGCCAACACCACGATTAACGAAGGTAAAACGGCTGTTCTGCGGCCGCTGCTTAAGCTCCTTGAGCCAGTTAAATACACCGTGCGCAGCTGCCGTACTTGAGCCGACACAGGCAACGATTTCATTTTTCTTTTGTATCTGATTTTTCATATATCTTCCGCCATTCAAATCACTATATACATACTTGAATAATTGTTTACGCATCTTGATAGTAACGCATTATGCATATGCTTTCAATATTTTTTGAAAATTATTTCTATGTCATAATAGTAATCATGGATACAACGTATAAAGCGCTGTCCGACTTCTTTAGAACAGGCGGCATGACGGCAAGCATGTCGAGCGTATTAGCATATCTGACTATCTGCGAGCCCTCAACGCAGACAGCTTCAGATATTGAATCAGCGCTACACTTATCAAAGGGTTCCGTGAATACAGCACTAAACGGTTTATTGCGCGCTAAGATGGTACAATGCCAACCGACATCGAAAGGTGGACGTTTTCTAGAATACCAACTTGATGTTCGCGGGTGGGAGCAAGCGATCACTCACAGGTTATTATCTTTGAGGGTAGCAGTCCAAGTCGCTAACGATGGTCTCGTATCCGCTCCGCACAACGAGCGGCTACATGCAATGCGTGAAGCATACGCTGAGTTTCTATCACAGTTCAACAACCTTACAAAAAAGAGCTAGAACACAGTACGGTAGCGTCATCTTAAGATGAGATGACAAGATAGCTCCATCGCATAGAAGAGAGGCGATGATCGAACATCTAAGAATGTGCTTGGTGGAAAAAATGATAGAAATTAAATTCATTTGATATTCCTGCAATAAAGTACTACTATATATATTCGACCGGTTTCCTTTGTAGCGAGGCCAACTTTTAATAACATAAGGACATCATAAGCCAATGACAACATCACATCATGAACTTCAAAGAGCCCGAGAGACGTCTTCAGCCGATCTTGAGATAGATTCACTCGAGGACATCGCTACTTCAGTCCGCCGCCTTGGAACAACAGTTGTGCTGTTCCTATCACCCCATCAGCACGAAGCACCGATGAGAGCTGTATCAAGAAATGGTAAGTCGCTCACAGAGCTACACCATGAATATACCGAGCCTTTACATGAACGAGGAGAGCCCATTCCTCGCGGCGTCCTACTGGAGTTCGAACTCGATAAAGGGTACATCGGTTATAATTGTTCTCAAGCTTTCCAGCAGACTGTAGAGAATGACGAGGGGGAGTCTGAAGAGCGATGGTATATCGCTGTACGTAAGGAGATTGAGGGTACTGAAGGAGCCCGCGTGGGATTCTACTTCCAGCCTAAGAACTCGCCCGGAGGACCGCCAGATACTGGAGTCTGGCAGCTAGACACGAAGAGGCAACTACCATATGACACGATCGATTTTATAGAGGATGAAACACCCTACGAGCCGGCACTTACGCCCGTCTTCATACAGCCAAATTTCGAAAATGTTTCTTCGTACACACCTCCCGATATGCCTAATAAGCCCGACTCTCATCAGGATCCGAGCGTAGCAGAGGGTAAGCTTAATAGGGAACCTCTTTTGGCAATGACAGCAGTAATAGCCAGGAGCTTTCGACCACTTGCAAGCGCGCCCGATAAAAAACGCTTCCCGTATCATCAAGAATTCTTTATCGGCAGCTCAATCAACGACCTAGAAAGAGTTGCCGTGGGACCAGAAGATCGCAAAGGAACGCGCATCGTCTATCTTGGCGATAATCGTTGGGGTGTCTTTAACCGTCCTCAAAGTGGTCAAGGGGCCGAATTTGGACCTGGTGTTGTTACCTATGCTGAGTTTACAGCTACAACTAGGGAAGAGTTCATCAGCGGGTTGCAAGAAGCAATTCTCGATACCTCGACGGTTATCCCTGATCTTTGTCAAGATGGAGAATGGGTAGGGCCCAACTTCGGCTGGCCGCTGAAAGCCAAAAACGAAGAAGACGAGAACAACTCGGATCCGAGTAGGAAAAAGAGACGAATTGGCATGATTGGACATATTGCGACATACATCAATCGTAGTACAGAGGAACGAGAATACTGCGCAACAAGTTATATCTATGATCCCAACTCTAATACGACTGAAGAGGTTAAAATCATTGTTGCCAAAGAAGCGTTCGAAGGACTGGTTGGTCGCCGCATTGAGCGTGACGACCTTGATAGGGTTATCTATCCTGGTGGCGCTGTCCTTCTACCAAACGGAAAGCTCCGACTTTACTGTGGTATTTCTGATCTAAAAGCTGGCTATGTCGATATCGACGATCCGTTTGCAGGTCTTCGTATTGAAACGCTTAATTAGTTTTTATATAAGTCGTTAACACATCTTAGCAAAATCTTAACCTTTTAAATACTGAAGAAAGCTGGCCTGGGTAGAATCTACCTAGGCCAGCTTTTCTAATACTAGGCATTCTTGGATGCCACGAACTGAGTGAGAAGCATAGCTCCAACAACAAGCGGAATCACATTGACGAGCAAACTCCATAGTCCATGACCGTATTCATACCACATGATAACCACGGTGATAATGTACAGCGCATAGATCGTATAGATACATAGCCCTTCCCATGTTATCGGCACATAACTTCTTCGAACTCGTCGAAACCATTTACTGCTTTTCGGTTTTTTCATTACTGTCCGTGGCTCCTAAATAATCCTATGTTTATTATTTAACAAGTAAAGTTAACCGCGGTACCGCTAACAGCGCTCGCCATATCAGAAGCCAGGAAGACAGCACCCTCGGCTGTTTCTTCTAGATTCGGCAAGCGATGTAAGAACGTACGCTGACGCATCATCTCAAGGTATGCTTCAGATGTCATGCCAAGCGTCTGCGCATGTTGACCAACAACCGTCTTCAGTGTCTCAGTCTCCGGAAGACCTGACGAGCGCATCGTTACAGCACGAACTCCTTGTGGTCCAAGCTCAAGAGCAAAGTCACGTGTCAGTGATTCAATACCCATCCAAGACGGCCCCATACCACCAAGCAGCGGTGCACCCGTTTCACCAGGTGAAGCCGTAATAGTCAATAGTACCCCCGATCCCTGCGTAGCCATCTGTCGTCCAGCCGCACTCATCGTCAAGAAGTGTCCGGTCATATAGGCATGAATCGGCCTTGTGAAGTTATCGAGCGAAAGTTGAACAAGTGACGTACCCTGTATGCCTGTCTGAGGAAGGCTCATTGCGTTAAATGATATGTCTACTTTTCCCGCCTTAGACACGACGTTATCCAAATGTTCTTGTACAGCTTTAGCATCAAGCACGTCAACGATCGCTGCTTCGGCCCGACCATCATGACTAGTAATCAGTTCAGCCAAATTCTGGACTGGATCTAAATGAAGGTCGGTCAAGAATACGTGCGCCCCTTCTCGGGCGAAGGCTTTTGCCACTGCGCTGCCTATGGCGCCA from Candidatus Chromulinivoraceae bacterium encodes:
- a CDS encoding helix-turn-helix domain-containing protein, with translation MHNKLYTPPLELQRDITGIRVIQGSMKEAIEVKTCALVVPGIVFHFSSTGPCIESIATRSENYCYLPPLFLHGCRLEPSIMRFRKGQYTTIQVAFKPWALKTLFDIDGTDIVSKPFEASEFGATDLQVELLRTDDIETRIRDIENFLTAQLSQHGRRDVLVEESIAFIDEHIATITVNKLATHFNVSERRLQKRFALFIGCTPQKFIQIQRVNAALYLMWSGQYQKLSDIAYALNYHDQSHFIRDIKAFSWLTPTALTQSISEFRQDESGVAYI
- a CDS encoding VOC family protein, with translation MSKATPYFLFDGNCEEAMQFYQKCFGGDLAITKVNESPMKAQFTPEQQNRVVNSRLVSNGIEFSASDWLLPQRARIEGTATCAYISEASYDELKHIFEQLSIGANQETLDELRAMPFGSYGALTDKYGVRWMFQGEGKA
- a CDS encoding GDSL-type esterase/lipase family protein: MKNQIQKKNEIVACVGSSTAAAHGVFNWLKELKQRPQNSRFTFVNRGVGGDVAYSTLQRLPKTIALHPDRVILIIGANDILNQVFPNVQKMLGGWKKLPEKSSPKWFRENLTAIVSELKAKTSARVGLVSLALVGEDPNSSNPKQAELNKLFAEFAEIIKDVAKQEGVDYIPFYERFEEQLVTDPGKAFTEFRFRSFFRDYYWREFIRRHTFDEIAEMNGWKYHVDGVHLNTRGGMILADVVQEFLDK
- a CDS encoding DUF1861 family protein codes for the protein MTTSHHELQRARETSSADLEIDSLEDIATSVRRLGTTVVLFLSPHQHEAPMRAVSRNGKSLTELHHEYTEPLHERGEPIPRGVLLEFELDKGYIGYNCSQAFQQTVENDEGESEERWYIAVRKEIEGTEGARVGFYFQPKNSPGGPPDTGVWQLDTKRQLPYDTIDFIEDETPYEPALTPVFIQPNFENVSSYTPPDMPNKPDSHQDPSVAEGKLNREPLLAMTAVIARSFRPLASAPDKKRFPYHQEFFIGSSINDLERVAVGPEDRKGTRIVYLGDNRWGVFNRPQSGQGAEFGPGVVTYAEFTATTREEFISGLQEAILDTSTVIPDLCQDGEWVGPNFGWPLKAKNEEDENNSDPSRKKRRIGMIGHIATYINRSTEEREYCATSYIYDPNSNTTEEVKIIVAKEAFEGLVGRRIERDDLDRVIYPGGAVLLPNGKLRLYCGISDLKAGYVDIDDPFAGLRIETLN
- a CDS encoding SDR family oxidoreductase, whose protein sequence is MESTNMLKNKTAIIYGAGGAIGSAVAKAFAREGAHVFLTDLHLDPVQNLAELITSHDGRAEAAIVDVLDAKAVQEHLDNVVSKAGKVDISFNAMSLPQTGIQGTSLVQLSLDNFTRPIHAYMTGHFLTMSAAGRQMATQGSGVLLTITASPGETGAPLLGGMGPSWMGIESLTRDFALELGPQGVRAVTMRSSGLPETETLKTVVGQHAQTLGMTSEAYLEMMRQRTFLHRLPNLEETAEGAVFLASDMASAVSGTAVNFTC